One Triticum dicoccoides isolate Atlit2015 ecotype Zavitan chromosome 4B, WEW_v2.0, whole genome shotgun sequence genomic window carries:
- the LOC119291987 gene encoding peroxidase 1-like, which translates to MASRAATMVALLLAAVAATCARAQLDEKFYSESCPSVEDVVRREMVRALSLAPSLAGPLLRMHFHDCFVRGCDGSVLLDSANKTAEKDAQPNQTLRGFGFVERVKAAVEKACPDTVSCADVLALIARDAVWLSKGPFWTVPLGRRDGSVSISNETDALPPPTSNFTVLTQLFAAVNLDAKDLVVLSAGHTIGTSHCFSFSDRLYNFTGMENPSDIDPTLEPQYMMRLKSKCASLNDNTTLVEMDPGSFKTFDTDYFKLVSKRRGLFHSDGALLTDPFTRAYVQRHATGAFKEEFFADFAASMIKMGNANPLTGSQGEIRKKCSVVNH; encoded by the exons ATGGCGTCGAGGGCTGCGACAATGGTGGCGCTGCTgctcgcggcggtggcggcgacgtgCGCGCGGGCGCAGCTGGACGAGAAGTTCTACAGCGAGTCGTGCCCCAGCGTGGAGGACGTCGTGAGGAGGGAGATGGTGAGGGCGCTGTCCCTGGCGCCCAGCCTCGCCGGGCCGCTCCTCCGGATGCacttccacgactgcttcgtcaGG GGGTGCGACGGCTCGGTTCTGCTGGACTCGGCCAACAAGACGGCGGAGAAGGACGCCCAGCCGAACCAGACGCTCCGTGGCTTCGGCTTCGTCGAGAGGGTGAAGGCCGCCGTGGAGAAGGCCTGCCCCGACaccgtctcctgcgccgacgtccTCGCCCTCATTGCCAGGGACGCAGTATGGCTG AGCAAGGGTCCATTCTGGACAGTTCCCCTAGGCCGGCGAGACGGCAGCGTGTCCATATCCAACGAGACCGACGCGCTGCCACCCCCGACTTCCAACTTCACCGTGCTCACCCAGCTCTTCGCCGCTGTCAACCTCGACGCCAAGGACCTTGTCGTCCTCTCCGCCGGGCACACGATCGGgacgtcgcactgcttctccttctCCGACCGGCTCTACAACTTCACCGGCATGGAGAACCCCAGCGACATCGACCCAACGCTGGAGCCACAGTACATGATGCGGCTAAAGAGCAAGTGTGCCAGCCTCAACGACAACACCACCCTTGTGGAGATGGACCCCGGCAGCTTCAAGACCTTCGACACCGACTACTTCAAGCTGGTGAGCAAGCGGAGGGGCCTCTTCCACTCCGACGGTGCCCTCCTCACCGACCCCTTCACCCGCGCCTATGTCCAGCGCCACGCCACCGGTGCCTTCAAGGAGGAGTTCTTCGCCGACTTCGCGGCCTCCATGATCAAGATGGGCAATGCCAATCCGCTCACAGGCAGCCAGGGCGAGATCAGGAAGAAGTGCAGCGTGGTGAACCATTAA